In one Flammeovirga yaeyamensis genomic region, the following are encoded:
- a CDS encoding BamA/TamA family outer membrane protein has translation MNKLFTSFIFWCIPLIGFSQQHKIYLMGDAGVTHKDDPTLIHFLKQIDLNDSNSTVIYLGDNIYPHGLVPVGDKLRSESEEILNAQLLPLKNFKGNTFIIPGNHDYNRGRKNGLQRLHEQEKYVRQLMGDSTFVPFNGCPDPVEIPLADDITLLLLDTQWLLFEYQDNQDIFGCDYKNTDEFLIGLEDIISRNKNKKLVVAGHHPIHSYGEHGGHFTAKDHIFPLTSFAHWAYVPLPVIGSIYPFARKRGVSRQDIPNKNYQKIVVGMESIFKKHQNVVYVSGHEHALELIEKEGTHYIVSGSGSKTSPVYQGKYAKFAQSTKGFATLIYDDDSTKISYYDDQQELFHYGFYQKIEDEEIVVNDKALPDTVVMAASKRYKASASLKKWMGENYRTEWETPVKMPVFDLSKMKGGLKIVQKGGGMATLSFRLEDKNGNQYTLRSIDKNPEKAIPQELKETVAKTVVQDQISAAHPYSPLTVPTMADAINIYHCNPQVFYVEDDPQFGIYQELAANKVFMFEERPSKNEGKIESFGNSKKIYSTIKTVQKLREDNDNYVDYKFTLRNRLFDMLIGDWDRHDDQWRWASFKNEYGEKMFRPIPRDRDQVFFVNEGRIPNIASHRWVLPKFEGFDEELNWAPGFNFNARYFDRYFLAQANWSDWEEEVKYIQEHLTDDVFEQALQHIPTEVNSKNEEIIGILKARRAQLPAIAKEYYAHISKRVSVLGSDKSELFEVHYLEGGKTRVTVKKISKKGNIKQTLFDRTFDHEITKEIRIYGLSGDDQFTFKGDHHGKIKIRVIGGDDKDQYSDVAKKGASRKVKVYDNKSETEIAKKGSFKNKLSDKVNVNEYNREDFKFNSLLPMLYGGFIPDDGVMLGGGFIFTKYGFRKSPYSQKHTLYGAISTNVAAFKLKYKGQFVDVVGGQDVIINAELRAPRNSNYYGLGNESEFNKEIGNNYYRFFYTRHIIEPGLLIDFSKSVKLNYGASYRYYRVSRTDYLENRYFLQSGDPLTFEDPYGDQNYLGGQFTFTVDKRDNSAVPKNGVYMELNGNASKNMNNDDLNYVNIGGEIELFKTFKLPTDFTIGYKLEANHLFGEYHFLTSNRLGGNKSLRGYRRDRFYGRSSLLNSFDARLDIFNFKNSILPMTVGILGFYDIGRVWLDGENSDTWHEGYGGGVYLVPIDKVALSGIAGGSKDGLQIYLNIGFSF, from the coding sequence ATGAATAAACTATTTACTAGTTTTATTTTTTGGTGCATACCTCTTATAGGTTTCTCACAACAACATAAGATTTACTTAATGGGTGATGCTGGGGTAACCCACAAAGACGACCCAACGTTAATCCATTTTTTAAAACAAATCGATCTAAACGATAGCAATAGTACTGTTATCTATCTTGGGGACAATATCTATCCACATGGTTTGGTACCCGTGGGTGATAAACTTAGAAGCGAATCTGAAGAAATTTTAAATGCTCAACTGCTTCCACTAAAAAACTTTAAAGGAAATACCTTTATTATACCAGGTAACCATGATTACAATAGAGGACGAAAAAATGGTCTGCAACGATTACACGAACAAGAAAAATATGTAAGACAACTGATGGGCGATTCTACATTCGTCCCATTTAACGGTTGCCCTGATCCTGTAGAAATTCCACTTGCTGATGATATCACTTTATTACTATTAGATACGCAGTGGTTGCTTTTTGAGTATCAAGACAACCAAGATATTTTTGGATGTGACTATAAGAATACCGACGAGTTTTTGATAGGTTTAGAGGATATCATATCAAGAAATAAGAATAAAAAACTTGTGGTGGCAGGACATCATCCAATACACTCATATGGAGAACATGGCGGTCATTTTACTGCTAAAGATCACATCTTCCCCCTAACTTCATTTGCTCATTGGGCCTATGTTCCCCTGCCTGTGATTGGAAGTATATATCCATTCGCAAGAAAAAGAGGGGTAAGCCGACAAGATATTCCCAACAAGAACTATCAGAAAATTGTGGTGGGCATGGAGAGTATTTTTAAAAAGCATCAAAATGTGGTTTATGTAAGTGGACATGAACACGCTTTAGAATTGATCGAAAAAGAAGGGACACATTATATCGTTTCTGGTTCAGGGTCAAAAACTTCACCTGTCTATCAAGGTAAATATGCCAAGTTTGCACAATCTACTAAAGGTTTTGCGACCTTAATATACGACGACGATTCCACTAAAATTTCATATTATGATGATCAGCAAGAACTGTTTCATTATGGCTTTTATCAAAAGATTGAAGACGAAGAAATTGTAGTGAACGATAAAGCACTTCCAGATACAGTGGTGATGGCAGCTAGTAAACGTTACAAAGCGAGTGCATCATTAAAAAAATGGATGGGTGAAAATTACAGAACAGAATGGGAAACTCCTGTGAAGATGCCTGTATTTGATCTATCAAAGATGAAGGGTGGATTGAAGATTGTCCAAAAAGGTGGCGGTATGGCGACCTTATCTTTCCGTTTAGAAGATAAAAATGGAAATCAGTATACCCTAAGATCAATTGATAAAAATCCGGAGAAAGCTATCCCACAGGAATTGAAGGAAACGGTGGCTAAAACGGTGGTTCAAGATCAAATTTCGGCGGCTCACCCTTACTCGCCTTTAACAGTTCCGACCATGGCGGATGCGATCAATATATACCATTGTAACCCTCAGGTTTTTTATGTGGAAGATGATCCTCAATTTGGTATTTACCAGGAATTAGCGGCCAACAAAGTATTTATGTTTGAGGAACGTCCATCCAAAAACGAAGGAAAAATTGAGAGTTTCGGCAATTCCAAAAAGATTTATAGCACTATAAAAACGGTACAAAAACTTAGAGAGGATAACGACAACTATGTCGATTATAAATTTACACTAAGAAACCGTTTGTTCGATATGCTTATCGGCGATTGGGACCGTCATGATGATCAATGGAGATGGGCTTCTTTTAAAAATGAATATGGAGAAAAAATGTTTCGTCCAATTCCAAGGGATAGAGATCAGGTATTCTTTGTGAACGAAGGAAGGATCCCTAACATTGCTTCCCATCGTTGGGTATTGCCTAAATTCGAAGGTTTCGACGAAGAATTAAACTGGGCTCCTGGCTTTAATTTCAATGCTCGATATTTTGATAGATACTTTCTAGCACAAGCCAATTGGTCGGATTGGGAAGAGGAAGTAAAATACATTCAAGAACACCTTACAGATGATGTTTTTGAACAAGCTTTACAACATATCCCAACTGAGGTAAATAGTAAAAATGAAGAGATTATAGGTATTCTCAAAGCACGTAGAGCACAGCTTCCTGCCATTGCCAAAGAATATTATGCACATATATCAAAAAGAGTTTCTGTACTAGGAAGCGATAAATCGGAGTTATTCGAAGTACACTATTTAGAGGGTGGAAAAACTAGAGTAACCGTGAAAAAGATCAGTAAGAAAGGGAACATCAAACAGACGTTATTTGATAGAACTTTTGACCATGAGATTACCAAAGAAATTCGAATTTATGGGTTAAGTGGAGATGATCAGTTTACCTTCAAAGGCGATCATCATGGTAAAATAAAAATACGTGTTATTGGCGGGGACGATAAAGATCAGTATTCTGATGTTGCTAAAAAAGGTGCTTCTAGAAAGGTAAAGGTTTATGATAATAAGTCGGAAACAGAAATTGCCAAGAAAGGCAGCTTTAAAAATAAGCTTTCGGATAAAGTCAATGTAAATGAATACAACAGAGAAGACTTTAAATTCAACTCGCTCTTACCTATGCTTTATGGTGGGTTTATTCCTGATGATGGTGTAATGCTTGGTGGTGGATTTATCTTCACAAAATATGGATTTAGAAAATCGCCTTACTCACAAAAACACACATTATACGGAGCAATCTCAACCAATGTAGCCGCCTTTAAATTAAAATATAAAGGTCAGTTTGTCGATGTAGTCGGTGGACAGGATGTTATTATAAATGCAGAATTAAGAGCTCCTCGAAACTCCAATTATTATGGATTAGGCAATGAATCGGAATTTAATAAAGAAATAGGGAATAATTATTACCGTTTCTTCTATACAAGGCACATTATTGAACCGGGCCTTTTGATAGATTTTTCTAAATCTGTGAAATTAAATTATGGTGCTTCTTACCGCTATTACCGAGTAAGCAGAACAGATTACTTAGAAAATAGATACTTTTTACAATCTGGCGACCCTCTAACTTTTGAAGATCCTTATGGAGATCAGAATTATTTGGGTGGACAATTTACCTTTACAGTAGACAAACGAGATAATTCTGCGGTGCCGAAAAATGGAGTTTATATGGAACTAAATGGTAATGCTTCCAAAAATATGAACAATGATGACCTCAATTATGTTAATATAGGTGGAGAAATAGAGTTGTTTAAGACTTTCAAATTACCAACTGATTTTACTATTGGGTATAAACTAGAAGCGAATCATCTCTTTGGAGAATATCATTTTCTTACCTCAAATAGATTGGGCGGAAATAAGAGCTTGAGAGGCTACAGAAGGGATCGTTTTTACGGAAGAAGCTCATTATTAAATAGTTTTGATGCAAGATTAGATATATTTAACTTCAAAAATAGTATTTTGCCTATGACTGTTGGTATTCTTGGATTTTACGACATCGGTCGAGTTTGGTTAGATGGAGAAAATTCGGATACTTGGCACGAAGGATATGGAGGTGGTGTCTACTTGGTTCCTATTGATAAAGTTGCTTTGAGTGGAATTGCAGGTGGATC
- a CDS encoding SdiA-regulated domain-containing protein, whose amino-acid sequence MKIAKHLSIIFLMTICASFISCAQNTDTSFFTSPQKKWILPSKLDEISGLTWYDKNTIACVNDEKGNIYFYNIEEKEVTRKIDFGKDGDYEGITYQKPFFYVINSKGKLHIINEKTNEVEKVQLPFTSENDVEGLCMFDKKHLLVALKGKGGLQGKKADFKGIYKVEIAQPNNTTLAYTLPKGLRVSPSGIYFDKKNKEVYVLSHRSSQLFLLDSQSGNIKETFALPKKIHAQPEGICLSNDGRIFISNERGSQYNAKLYQFTFKR is encoded by the coding sequence ATGAAAATAGCTAAGCATTTGTCTATCATCTTTCTAATGACGATCTGTGCAAGTTTTATTTCTTGTGCTCAAAATACGGATACATCCTTTTTTACATCACCTCAGAAAAAATGGATATTACCCTCTAAATTAGATGAAATTTCGGGTTTAACTTGGTACGATAAAAATACTATTGCCTGTGTGAATGACGAGAAAGGAAATATTTATTTCTATAACATAGAAGAAAAAGAAGTCACTAGAAAAATAGATTTTGGCAAAGATGGCGACTATGAAGGAATCACTTATCAAAAGCCTTTTTTTTATGTCATCAACAGTAAAGGGAAATTACACATTATCAATGAAAAGACGAATGAGGTAGAAAAGGTACAACTCCCTTTTACCTCAGAAAATGATGTTGAAGGATTATGTATGTTCGATAAAAAACACTTACTCGTTGCACTAAAAGGTAAGGGTGGTTTACAAGGAAAGAAAGCCGATTTTAAAGGTATATATAAAGTTGAAATAGCTCAACCCAATAACACTACACTTGCTTATACATTACCAAAAGGATTAAGAGTTAGTCCTTCTGGCATTTATTTCGATAAAAAAAATAAAGAAGTGTATGTGCTTTCTCATCGCTCCTCACAGCTCTTTTTACTAGACAGTCAAAGCGGCAATATCAAAGAAACCTTTGCATTGCCAAAAAAAATACACGCACAACCCGAAGGAATTTGTCTCTCCAATGATGGTCGCATCTTCATCTCAAATGAAAGAGGAAGCCAATACAACGCAAAACTCTATCAGTTTACATTTAAACGCTAA